In Brassica napus cultivar Da-Ae chromosome C2, Da-Ae, whole genome shotgun sequence, the sequence CCAGACCAGGTCAAGAATCATTTCGGAGAAGCTTGTATGAGTCTGAGCTCAGCTTCTTCAAAAATCTTGAGAGAGTTAGCGGATATGATCAAGAACACGAGAAAATCTTCGAAGATGGATTACCTGGTGTTTGATATGAACTCAGCAGTACAAGAGCTTCAAGAAACCTTAAAAATTGTTCCCATAGAAATCAACAGACCTGAAGACGATGTTAAATCTGAAAAGGACAAGGAAGGAGACAGAACCATGGCGATGAGCCTACATGAAATCCTTCCAGTTGCCACTTTGGTTTCGTTGTTGATCGAAAACGCAGCTAGGATTCAAACAACCGTCGAAGCAGTGGATGAACTGGCAAATCTTGCAGATTTCAAACAAGATTCAAAGAAGAAAACAGGAGGCAACAACGCTTAACAAGCACCACTAAGTTCTTAAATTACTTTCATATTACACAttgaaaactcttaacaaaCATGAAGATTTTAAACCTGAGTtttcatgtatatataaaaacctATTAGTATATGATTTTGCTTTGTTCTGTAACCTAAGGTTTATTCGGCATGGTTTTGAAGGCCAAAAAAGCAAGTTATGGAACTAAATATTTACAACGTTTAAGAGTCCATCCACAATGAAACATAAACAAATTTCACCATAGAAAACAAGAATGCGATTATAGATGGATAAAACACAAAAGTAAACTTTGACTTTGTTGATGTAATCTTAGTTACAATCTTTGGTTGTTTCATTAAGTAACCCATACAAGATTTGTAACAACAAGTTCATTACAGATTCTCTCAAATTCCATTAAGACATCAAACACAATCCCAGATTTGCCTCTTGTAACCAACATCTTGACCAAGCCCTTCAAGTGTTTACCAAACTTACCTCTCTCAACAACTTCATTGACTAAGCCCTTGTTATTGTTCCTCTTCTTGTCTTCTCCCACAAGAAACGCCATCAGCCTTCTGACATCTTCTTGAGTCCGATCAAGACAGTTCTTCGATTGACAAACGCTAACGAGCGCCGCAGCAAATCCCGACGCCGCTTTCTCGTGAATCTGAGGAGGAGATGATGGCGGTGGAGCTCTCGAGGGTTTTGCGTTCGGAAGTGGTAACGAGATTCCTCTAGGGAAGGTAAGGTTTTTGTGGTGGGAGAAGGAAGATGGAGAAGACGATGTTGGTGGTTTTGAAAGATTTGTCGAGGTTGAGTTAACGGTGGGTTTAAAGCGGCCGGAGAAGGACCTACGAGGTAGTGGAGGGAGGTTCAAAGATGCTGAGAGAGTCTCCATGGAAGACGTTTCGATATTATCCACCTGAACGAGAAATGAATGTTTCAAACATTATCATATATCTTTTTCCATAATATGcattttgttgaataaaaatatggaatatcagtaaaatattgttttatactGCCCCCATATACCCAAAACACTTAATGGGCCTAATATTTGTTACCTATGGTCCAATATTAGCACTTGACATTAAAAAGAATATAGAAAGTATATCTATCTGAACACGTGATTTGTGCAAAAGATATAAAGAATCAAATACTTGTCTTCGGTTTATGGATATACTTTGTGTAAATAAGGTCTATATCGTGTAGGCTAAACTTGTCTGCAACTGACATGTTCCTCTACTTATATAACTTAAGCTTACTCATGCCTATCTTAATCAAACGTACATGTACTATTAGTATCCTGCTATACAACACGAGCTATTagtaaaatgtttaataatcgACAATCTCGCCGGAGATTCCGGCTCGGTAACTTAGCTAGGCTTGTCCAGTTACGGCAAAGCGTAAGCAACCAACCACCATCACCGCAACAACCGCCATTGCCACCAAAGGATCTTAAAGAAGTTTTGTTACAATCCCCACCACAGTCACAAGCATTTCAGCGGCCTCCATATCAATTGCCATCGCCAATGCCATCACCATCAACACTCCCACCATCTATATCAAAACCTGGTGAAAATCACCAGTCTTCGCCACGGCTGGAACCAAAGTCATCACCACGGTCACCAGCATTTCAGATACAACCGCAGTCACCTTCACGTCTGCCCCCTCCAAATCAGTTTTCATCTCCCATGCCATCACCATCGACAGTTCCGCCGCGGCCTGAACCGAAAGCATCACCTCCGTCACTTTTATCACCAAAATCAAAGGACGAATCTCAACCGCAGACAACAACACCATCGATGTCAAAACCGCCTCCATCGCCGCAAAAACCGAGCCTATCTCAGCGGTTACCTCTACGATCGATGCCTCCTCAACCTCCGGAACCAAAGTCACCAGCATTTCAGCCACAACCGCAGTCACCTTCATTACTGCCCCCTTCACCATCAACATTTCCACCGTCTCTTACAGAATCTAGTGAAAATCCGCCACGTGTAGTACCAGAACCAAAAGCCTCACCACCGCCACTTTTACCACCAAACTCAAAGGAAGTGCTTCACCCGCAGACAACGTCACCACTAACACCAGAAGCAAAAAAACTACAGCCCCTTCCGTCAACGCTAAGCGCTCCTTTAGTATATCAATCCCCACTATCTTCAACACCGTCTAAATCAATTGATGAAACTCGGTTCCAATCACCGCCCCCGTCGCAAATATCACCACCCTCATTAACAGAATCCCATGAATCTAAGCTGTCAAAATCTACTGAGGATACTCAGTTCCGATCACTATCTCCGTCGCTGGCCTCACCACCATCATTGTTAAAATCCGATGAATCTCAGACGGCTTTACCGCCACCAGAAACCAAAACTCCGCTGTCTCCACCCTCAACGCTTAAAGAATTTCAGCCGCAGCTGTCACCACCGCTTCCACCGTCTAAATCCAATGTTGAAACTCATTTCAAGTCTTTGCTTCCTTCGCAAGCATCACCACCATTATCATCATCGTCTAGGTCTGGTGAACATCAACCACCTTTAGCAACAGAAGCTAAAATCCGTCCATTGCCACCGTCGTTTTTAGAAACCGGCGAAAATCAGCCGCTTTTAGCACCATCAGATATTAAAGCTCCAAAGTCAACGCTAAAGGCCGCAGAAGAATCCCTGCCTGAACCGCCTACACTGCTTTTGCCGTCTAAAGTAACTATGTCCCAATCATCGCCTCCACTGCCACCGTCATTATCAGAATCTGGTGAACTTCAACAGCCTTTGCCACCGGCAGAATATAAAattccaccaccaccaccgccattGTTAGAATCCGGTGAATCTCAGCTGCCTTTACCACCACTACCAGAAACCAAAATTCAACCGTCAAAGCTAAACGCTGCTAAAGAATTCCAGTCTCCACCACTTGTTCCGTCTAAAGCCATTGATGAATCTCGTCTGCCGCATTTGCCACCAACAGAAACCAAAACTCCACCGTCAACGCTATACGCTACTGAAGAATCCCTGCCTCCACCGGTTAAAGCCACAGATGAAACTCTGTCCCAATCGTCAGAAACTGGTGAACCTCAACATCCCTTGCCACCACCAAAAGCTAAAATTCCACCGCCGCCACCGTCATTGTCAGAATCGGATGAATTTCAGCTACATTCGCCACCCAAAGAAGCAAAAACGCCACCATCAACGCAAAACGCTGCTGAAAAACCCCAGTCTCAACCGCTTCCTGCCTCTACATTCAATGATAATACTCCGTTCAAATCATCGCCTCAACCACCTTTGCCACCACTAGAATCTAAAATTACACCGTCAAAGCTAAACACTAATGAAGAATCCACGCCTCAACCGTCTAAATCCATTGATGAAACTCGGTCCCAATCATTATCACCTCCTAGGCAATCATCTATACTGCCACGAGAAGCCAAAACTCCACCGTCAAAGATAAACGCTAGTAAAGAATCCCATGTCAAACCGCTTCCGCCACTTGCGTCTAAATCTACCGATCCTCCCTCGCTGCCACTACCTGAATCTGGCCAACAATCAAAATCTCAATCACATATGCCACCACCATCTCCAACGGCGCTTACATCACCATCACCCAAAACTAAACCTAACCCAATCGAATCTCACACTTCAAATGATCATCGCAACGATCGAAATCAATATCTAGATAAACCAGACGCCGAACTCATGGCTGAGATCACCGGGGAAGTTAAGAAAAACAGGGGAAAAGAGAAAACACcgacgacgatgatgatgatgttcatcAACAGCAATGTTCAAGGGATCAACACATCACTCTCGCTCGATTCATCTTCCATCGATCATGAGCCTGGCGTCCACTTGACCATCGATCATGATGATTTTTCTTCAACGctgttttaattaaatttgtttttttttggatattctATTCTTCTGTATTGGATTGGATTGCGAACAAATACTTTTTATAACAAATACTTCACCAATGAACTTCAAAtacgttttaaatttttatatattacattttaatctttaattttatgttacataattataaaactaaataataaatacaCATTCACAAtgcaaatttgtttttataactCATATATGTATACTGTGATttgactaaataaataaatctttcATTTCTTGAAAATGGATTAACTAGAGAGGATATAGTTACAAAATGTTTcatatttatctatttatgtactaataataatatatatgtaaatataacgagaaaaagacaaaaatagcactaaatcaagtttttgttttcaaactagcactcaaggtcaaaagtcacaaaaatagcacttaatgttttatcaaaaatcacaaacttagtgtttagagttaaagggtggggtttaggatttagggtttagggtttagggtttaaggtttagagtttagggtttagagtttagggtttagggtttagggtttagggtttagagtttagggtttagggtttagggtttagggtttagggtttagtgtttagggtttagggtttagggtttagagtttaaggtttaggatttagagtttagggtttagggtttagagttgagaaatgaggttttggggataaaatttcaaattttgaaaaataaaaaaattaaaattttcaaaggataaacttaaaaatgtgctattttggtcattttagtttttgagtgctatttttgtgatataaacttagaaatgtgctattttggagatttgcccaaatataattataaaaaataaagtgatacgaaattaaatattagtataactatatataagttatatcaTTATGcatactaaaattaaaattaaatagtgtTTCAaagttttgaataataaaacCTCAAATTATTCAAAACTACAAAATTTAAAGGTTTTAAATCTTGttagaaaaccaaaaatctaAACTCAAGGGTTTGTTTGAAATggtctaagaaaaaaaaaagaatgtttcACATCATTTTTTGTCAGCATATGTTTTAAGGGAAATTGCACTAACACAAGAAAACTTTAATTAAACAGATAATCATATGGAAGCAATGTTAATATTATAACTAGATTTttacccgcgctttcaaagtgcggaattatttttcaaacaaaccaaatttatatgatataaatttgtatgtACATTTAAATGTTACACATGAAGCGTTATATTCACTGTTCTGAAATCCGATCAGGATCCGCGGTAAAACCAACAAAACCGGTGACCTATATGTAATCTggtttgattttcaaaaaaaaaaaatccattgtttaaaaattctataaaacccGCAAAAATCCCTAAAACCTAAGACCCAACTACTGGCTGAACCGATGAATGACTCATTATGTAATACAATTTGACTTAAATTGTCATATTTAAAGTATTCTAATTCATAAATGTTTAGATGCATAGTGGATATATTATGAATGTGAGGCTCCAATTTTACAAAAGTTTGCTATGTAAATTTTTAGTCAAACCAATTTATCATTTTGTTGTAAGCGTAATGGATCAATTTTTCAGAGGATgcataataaaatagaaataaatttgaGCATCAGCGATTCATATACAGTTATTGCAATTCAGCGATTTAAgattgaaataaatataatcatttatttatttagtttacttttatttttcacatgttattaaattttttctattttttattgtttattttaaatttaatttcattattcctattagacattttaatattcattaattttaattttgttatatattttattataataattattagattTGATCGGCGCTTTAAAGCACGAGATTAATTTTTCTTCAAATACAGATTTACTGAAAAAATAGAAAGTTTAtacatatgtattttttataaaaaaaatattttaaagtacatataattaaattaaaatttacatgaatataattttatgaaaataagataattcattTATATAATCCGCCTCGTATcaattttacttatatttaaaaactttaaattttagtaaaagagttttttttttttggtaaaaatttattttattattatatttttgtcagcatattatataaattaactaTTTTCATTCAACCCGTTTCATActtgataaatatattaaattatttttaatattctaatttaaatatatattaaaatatgaaattatttatatattttatgttaatatttgttttaatatgttgaagtatgttgtaaaattcatgaatatattttattctgttattttataattacaaaatagttAATAAATGTATTAAGTTACTTTATATTGATTAATTGGTGTAGtaatttaattatgaatatatattatgtatatataaatattatagaaatgtcatttttattataaaaatgaaaaaatgaattaataatttttttttaattttagttgttattaattatgatttttattatttaaaactaaagattaaaaataaatgaatatttacattttaatacaatatattattaaaatgtaatcttagaaaaatatttttaagaatatcttttaaatatcttgttttaaaagattaaaataataggttaaatatgatatatatttaataataagtaAGTTAATtgtatgaaaaataataaaaaattaaataaatgtaatactCCAACCTAAACTATTTGCAAGTAGATAAAagtattgatatatattacACCGAATTTGGACAAGAATATTCTTCTACTTTATCTCAATGCCCAGCCGCATTTGAGTGGGCAACACAACAAAAACGGTTCCTAAAAGAGCCAGAAAAATCTGGAGAGAAGAACAACATATTGGTCTAGAGAAAAGGGAAAAAAATCTTGGGGTTCATAGAAAGTCGGAGTTGGCAAGGAAAATTTGGG encodes:
- the LOC106422243 gene encoding extensin-like, whose translation is MPPQPPEPKSPAFQPQPQSPSLLPPSPSTFPPSLTESSENPPRVVPEPKASPPPLLPPNSKEVLHPQTTSPLTPEAKKLQPLPSTLSAPLVYQSPLSSTPSKSIDETRFQSPPPSQISPPSLTESHESKLSKSTEDTQFRSLSPSLASPPSLLKSDESQTALPPPETKTPLSPPSTLKEFQPQLSPPLPPSKSNVETHFKSLLPSQASPPLSSSSRSGEHQPPLATEAKIRPLPPSFLETGENQPLLAPSDIKAPKSTLKAAEESLPEPPTLLLPSKVTMSQSSPPLPPSLSESGELQQPLPPAEYKIPPPPPPLLESGESQLPLPPLPETKIQPSKLNAAKEFQSPPLVPSKAIDESRLPHLPPTETKTPPSTLYATEESLPPPVKATDETLSQSSETGEPQHPLPPPKAKIPPPPPSLSESDEFQLHSPPKEAKTPPSTQNAAEKPQSQPLPASTFNDNTPFKSSPQPPLPPLESKITPSKLNTNEESTPQPSKSIDETRSQSLSPPRQSSILPREAKTPPSKINASKESHVKPLPPLASKSTDPPSLPLPESGQQSKSQSHMPPPSPTALTSPSPKTKPNPIESHTSNDHRNDRNQYLDKPDAELMAEITGEVKKNRGKEKTPTTMMMMFINSNVQGINTSLSLDSSSIDHEPGVHLTIDHDDFSSTLF
- the LOC106422247 gene encoding uncharacterized protein LOC106422247 → METLSASLNLPPLPRRSFSGRFKPTVNSTSTNLSKPPTSSSPSSFSHHKNLTFPRGISLPLPNAKPSRAPPPSSPPQIHEKAASGFAAALVSVCQSKNCLDRTQEDVRRLMAFLVGEDKKRNNNKGLVNEVVERGKFGKHLKGLVKMLVTRGKSGIVFDVLMEFERICNELVVTNLVWVT